From the genome of Pelobacter propionicus DSM 2379, one region includes:
- a CDS encoding TonB-dependent receptor plug domain-containing protein: protein MKKQKRRFSVRIKKRGLLAPVLAVSLLSTPAMADDQAPKSDESGDVFTLGNVEVTGKGESIKNPAVEVVTSEDMLQFDTKTVSEAANLVPGVTLAKMGARNESTVYVRGFDLKHAPLFMDGIPIYVPYDGNVDLGRFFTYDLSELVISKGFASVLYGPNTMGGAINMVSKRPTKEFEGSAGTGYSSVDQYHAFANFGTNQGKWYFQGGGSWFDTNGFEMSEHYHNTTYENGGKRNNAYAQDWKVSGKLGLTPNSTDEYALSYIYQNGEKGVPPYAGDNLTNQKKKFWQWPYWRKQSLYFTSNTAIGEKSYVKTRAYYDRFKNSLLIFTNDSYSTVTPNSGNRSWYDDYTYGASIEAGTKLISNNEIKLAFLFKDDVHREDDDATGSPQKRFEERIFTIALEDTIKLTDKLSAILGVSYDFQNTVQAQDYNPIVSGGPNVLHDFDRKNNSDVNAQAALFYAYSDTGKVHAAVARKNRYPSIKDKYSYRFKTYVPNENLDPEVSNNYEIGVEDTFAKNIRVKSTLFFNDISKYILEVKNVEGTKSQLQNVGHVQRYGYELEANAAITESLEAGMNYTFMYNKNRTSDLVITDLPKHKFFAYGTYSPIKQLKLFASLEYDTRRYSSSDGVDEAGEFVVINTKASYEAIKDLVLEAGINNLLDRDYELTEGYPEAGRTYFVQARYKW from the coding sequence ATGAAGAAACAGAAGAGACGTTTTTCCGTCAGAATCAAGAAACGGGGTCTGCTGGCACCGGTGCTGGCGGTTTCCCTGCTGTCGACACCAGCCATGGCCGATGACCAGGCGCCGAAGAGTGACGAAAGCGGCGATGTCTTCACCCTGGGCAACGTGGAGGTTACCGGCAAGGGCGAGAGCATCAAGAACCCGGCCGTGGAGGTGGTCACCAGCGAGGATATGCTCCAGTTCGACACCAAGACCGTGTCCGAAGCAGCCAACCTGGTTCCCGGTGTCACCCTTGCCAAGATGGGGGCGCGCAACGAGTCCACGGTCTACGTGCGCGGTTTCGACCTCAAACACGCGCCGCTGTTCATGGACGGCATCCCGATCTACGTCCCCTATGACGGCAATGTGGACCTGGGGCGCTTCTTCACCTACGACCTGTCGGAGCTGGTCATCTCCAAGGGGTTTGCGTCGGTGCTCTACGGTCCCAACACCATGGGGGGCGCCATCAACATGGTCTCCAAGCGCCCCACCAAGGAGTTCGAGGGCAGTGCCGGCACCGGTTACAGCTCCGTGGACCAGTACCACGCCTTCGCCAACTTCGGAACCAACCAGGGAAAATGGTACTTCCAGGGAGGCGGCTCCTGGTTCGACACCAACGGCTTCGAGATGTCGGAGCACTACCACAACACAACCTACGAGAACGGCGGCAAGCGCAACAACGCCTATGCCCAGGACTGGAAGGTCAGCGGTAAGCTGGGGTTGACCCCCAACAGCACCGACGAGTACGCCCTGAGCTATATCTACCAGAACGGCGAAAAGGGGGTGCCTCCCTACGCCGGCGACAATCTCACAAACCAGAAAAAGAAGTTCTGGCAGTGGCCCTACTGGAGAAAGCAGAGCCTGTACTTCACCTCCAATACTGCCATCGGCGAGAAGAGTTATGTGAAGACCCGCGCCTATTATGATCGCTTCAAAAACTCGCTTTTGATCTTCACCAATGACAGCTACAGCACCGTCACGCCCAACAGCGGCAACAGGAGCTGGTACGACGACTACACCTATGGCGCGTCCATCGAGGCTGGCACCAAACTGATCTCCAACAACGAAATCAAGCTGGCCTTTCTTTTCAAGGACGATGTCCATCGTGAGGACGATGATGCCACCGGTTCCCCACAGAAACGTTTTGAGGAGCGCATCTTCACCATCGCCCTGGAGGACACGATCAAGCTGACCGACAAGCTCTCCGCCATACTGGGGGTCAGCTACGACTTCCAGAATACGGTCCAGGCCCAGGACTACAATCCGATCGTCTCCGGCGGCCCCAATGTGCTGCACGATTTCGACCGTAAAAACAATAGCGACGTCAATGCCCAGGCAGCGCTGTTCTATGCCTACTCCGACACCGGCAAGGTGCATGCCGCCGTGGCGCGCAAGAATCGTTACCCTTCCATCAAGGATAAATACTCCTACCGGTTCAAGACCTATGTGCCAAACGAAAATCTGGATCCTGAAGTGTCCAATAACTATGAAATCGGTGTCGAGGATACATTTGCCAAAAATATTAGAGTCAAAAGCACCCTGTTTTTTAACGACATATCGAAATATATCCTGGAAGTTAAAAACGTGGAGGGAACCAAGTCGCAGCTTCAGAACGTTGGCCACGTCCAGCGCTACGGCTACGAACTCGAGGCGAACGCCGCTATTACCGAGAGCCTGGAAGCCGGTATGAACTATACCTTCATGTACAACAAGAACAGGACCAGCGATCTGGTAATAACCGATCTTCCCAAGCACAAGTTCTTCGCCTACGGCACGTACTCCCCCATCAAGCAACTCAAGCTGTTCGCCTCACTGGAGTACGACACCAGGCGCTACAGTTCGTCCGACGGGGTGGATGAGGCGGGTGAGTTTGTGGTCATCAACACCAAGGCGAGTTACGAGGCGATCAAGGACCTCGTGCTGGAGGCGGGGATCAACAACCTCCTGGACCGGGATTATGAGTTGACCGAGGGCTATCCCGAGGCGGGCCGCACCTATTTCGTCCAGGCGCGCT
- a CDS encoding DUF364 domain-containing protein: protein MRSRRENGDRGGSSRVILDEAEHTLRARYGAGLDDLVVERLVVGVFFVGVKLSNGCGGVAYTPPDVVRNAGNRILKGNGKTPFIRGIGVTQVMAGDVPGPFAGVIRLATLNALSVPFLEDGRYRVDETGDLSGVQSLFRNRRICMVGAIIPLLKKLKHVGTAGVSIIDHKQETRAEAGEGYGTFVSPERTAETLSRCETAVFTGAAIANNSIRELLGQVPRHAAIAVAGPTAGFVPEPLFRRGVAMVGTVVVSDSDRALDILAEGGGGYRLFKECVRKINLLNVERLCQLGLGGAF from the coding sequence ATGAGAAGCAGACGTGAAAACGGCGACAGGGGAGGGAGTTCCCGCGTGATCCTGGACGAGGCGGAGCATACCCTGCGTGCACGCTACGGCGCAGGCCTGGACGACCTGGTCGTGGAGCGGTTGGTGGTGGGGGTCTTCTTCGTGGGGGTGAAGCTCTCCAACGGCTGCGGCGGGGTTGCCTACACCCCTCCCGACGTGGTCAGGAATGCCGGCAACCGCATCCTGAAGGGGAATGGGAAAACCCCCTTCATCCGCGGCATAGGCGTCACGCAGGTCATGGCCGGCGACGTGCCCGGACCATTCGCGGGAGTCATCAGGCTGGCCACCCTGAATGCCCTCTCGGTTCCGTTTCTGGAGGATGGCCGCTATCGCGTGGACGAAACCGGCGACCTGTCCGGCGTGCAGTCCCTGTTCCGCAACCGGAGAATCTGCATGGTGGGCGCCATCATCCCGCTGCTGAAGAAATTGAAGCACGTCGGCACCGCCGGAGTGTCCATCATCGACCACAAGCAGGAGACCCGCGCCGAGGCCGGGGAAGGCTACGGAACCTTCGTTTCGCCGGAACGGACCGCCGAGACTCTCTCCCGCTGTGAAACAGCCGTATTCACCGGGGCCGCCATCGCCAACAACAGCATCCGGGAACTGCTCGGACAGGTTCCCCGCCATGCAGCCATCGCCGTGGCCGGGCCGACGGCCGGATTTGTGCCCGAGCCGCTCTTCCGGCGCGGGGTGGCCATGGTGGGGACGGTGGTGGTCAGCGACAGCGACCGCGCCCTAGACATCCTGGCCGAAGGGGGCGGGGGGTACCGGTTGTTCAAGGAGTGCGTGCGCAAGATCAACCTGCTCAATGTGGAGCGCCTGTGCCAGCTGGGATTGGGTGGCGCTTTCTGA
- a CDS encoding radical SAM protein — MEKLRCEVCERSCVISTGGLGACGRYGEQDGGIVERYPNQYLVACPISIETMPMLHFHPRSKFLQISSTGCNFDCPGCISTVIVKEMSPASSALQRLTPEEVVCKALDNDCVGIAFLMNDPLAGLPSFIQVAALARSHGLLMGCSTNAYFTESSLAALLPHLDFINIGFKGFSDQAYAACGAASVQPVLRNLKTLHAGGVHVEVSCIMHTGNMEEVRDLARHLAGISPTIPLQVMRFIPLEGAEISREPSIRQAEEFCAGLKGILEYVYLFNSPGTELLHTRCPGCGEILIRRDFYGPMGAKFLDACPGLSPDNRCPRCLRRLEMVGAPAATVYQEGDFEGGYPFTRALEIIEAMLIAMGVDRKATVVRAWEDFLGAGDMGGFHRAIQKPRCYIDMVRHFGSVAGVAEQGERLAVYLERQVARVEKDLAGVRHRPRVYYAMGTPLFYLRGGRLENQLAETAGGISVNRALEASGRPGRSLSVEQLNELDPEVMVISAFISSSVDDFYAECLRLGITAQAVRKRRIYAHPAPGWDFGTPRWILGLLFLAHTLHPELCRVDVMAEAEEFYRRFYGTGFSPAGMNRSFGKPSANWQWGSGSVEQALMPQTVQ, encoded by the coding sequence ATGGAAAAGCTGCGTTGCGAAGTGTGCGAGAGGAGCTGTGTCATATCCACCGGCGGCCTGGGGGCGTGCGGGCGCTATGGGGAGCAAGATGGCGGTATCGTGGAGCGTTATCCAAACCAGTACCTGGTGGCCTGCCCCATCTCCATCGAAACCATGCCCATGCTCCACTTCCACCCCCGGTCAAAGTTCCTCCAGATCAGCAGCACCGGTTGCAACTTCGACTGTCCCGGTTGCATCTCCACCGTCATCGTCAAGGAGATGTCCCCTGCCAGCAGTGCCCTGCAACGGCTGACGCCGGAAGAGGTGGTCTGCAAGGCCCTGGACAACGACTGCGTGGGGATCGCCTTTCTGATGAACGACCCCCTGGCCGGCTTGCCCAGTTTTATCCAGGTGGCGGCCCTGGCTCGCTCCCACGGCCTGCTCATGGGGTGCTCGACCAACGCCTATTTTACCGAGTCGTCCCTGGCCGCGCTGCTGCCGCACCTGGATTTCATCAATATCGGCTTCAAGGGCTTTTCCGATCAGGCCTATGCCGCCTGTGGCGCGGCGAGCGTGCAGCCGGTCCTGCGTAACCTGAAAACTCTCCACGCGGGAGGAGTTCATGTGGAGGTCTCCTGCATCATGCACACCGGCAATATGGAGGAAGTGCGTGATCTGGCCCGCCATCTGGCTGGCATCTCGCCGACCATTCCCCTGCAGGTGATGCGCTTCATCCCCCTGGAGGGGGCCGAGATCTCCCGGGAGCCATCCATACGCCAGGCCGAGGAGTTCTGCGCCGGGCTTAAGGGGATACTGGAGTACGTCTACCTGTTCAACTCACCTGGCACGGAGCTTTTGCACACCCGTTGCCCGGGCTGCGGCGAGATCCTGATCAGGCGGGACTTCTACGGTCCCATGGGGGCCAAATTTCTCGATGCCTGCCCCGGACTGTCGCCGGATAACCGCTGTCCCCGCTGTCTCCGCCGCCTGGAGATGGTCGGAGCGCCGGCGGCCACCGTCTACCAGGAGGGGGACTTCGAGGGGGGATACCCGTTCACGCGGGCACTGGAGATCATCGAGGCGATGCTGATCGCCATGGGGGTGGACCGCAAGGCAACGGTGGTGCGGGCCTGGGAAGATTTCCTTGGCGCCGGTGACATGGGCGGCTTTCACCGGGCCATACAGAAGCCCCGCTGCTACATCGACATGGTGCGCCATTTCGGGAGCGTTGCCGGTGTGGCCGAACAGGGCGAGAGGCTGGCCGTCTATCTGGAACGGCAGGTGGCGCGCGTTGAAAAGGATCTGGCCGGGGTGCGTCATCGACCGAGGGTCTACTATGCCATGGGCACGCCGCTCTTCTACCTGCGCGGCGGTCGCCTGGAGAACCAGCTGGCCGAAACAGCGGGCGGGATCAGCGTTAACCGGGCCCTTGAGGCATCCGGCCGCCCCGGCCGAAGCCTTTCCGTGGAGCAGCTCAACGAACTGGACCCGGAGGTTATGGTTATCTCCGCCTTTATCTCCAGCAGCGTGGATGATTTTTATGCCGAATGCCTCCGCCTGGGGATAACCGCCCAGGCGGTGCGGAAACGCAGGATCTACGCCCATCCGGCGCCCGGTTGGGATTTCGGCACGCCGCGCTGGATACTGGGGCTGCTGTTTTTGGCACACACCCTCCATCCCGAGCTCTGTCGGGTGGATGTTATGGCCGAAGCGGAGGAGTTTTACCGCAGGTTCTACGGAACCGGTTTTTCCCCGGCCGGAATGAACCGCTCTTTTGGCAAACCGTCGGCGAACTGGCAGTGGGGGAGCGGGTCGGTGGAGCAGGCTCTCATGCCGCAAACAGTGCAATGA
- a CDS encoding TonB-dependent receptor plug domain-containing protein, whose translation MRWSVAAGVALLALETTVQAGMAEEQTVEVDSVEVTGTRDREPVYSSFTVPESAAATVEEFSREDIRAVAPSSIYDIAALSPGAQVTFQGRKGMNALQLRGGDTLGVILDGVYIPWSQASRMLAQFPVDAIESVRVVRDSSAVTLGPLTPFSPAVNHDNAPTPGQGSSNQGFMVITTKRGKGFEVGGIAEYASHNSRNFQLYHGYKKGPLSYRLVGTVSGTDGRDGWNNAASTRSILANGNYDATDLKADFMVYFADSRREIQRSTKESTTSNALWYYDPMKSLQLSVNLHKPWNDVHTTSLSYARGRVTAHEVLRTTKATPDDISQADQSDMLHLWHVAATANNRFVAGLQGFRWESPTGQFFYENIARKEDLVSGYLHDEYRLNDRLTLDGGIRVDAKFIEKGSDKYSPLLGGNKMINDEWQQPAISLSLGGSYKLDRMHRLLARFGYTRQDADSFLATVDGKDLDTEERFKYELGIEANYHPAFNPTLTLFLYDIRKFAYAAATGGSGATAYNIYDSADVIREGVEFSCKGALPWGFGYNTGYSYITTDRGATNKIKPHHMVNLRLSHKINAVESNLILNYVGPYENNFLSTGSVYRPAGGYTRLDMNVSYAFTLRGAQARATLYGRNLLDDHYVTIAGWRDQGMVWGGKMEVAF comes from the coding sequence ATGAGATGGAGCGTAGCGGCGGGGGTGGCCCTGCTCGCCCTGGAGACCACGGTTCAGGCGGGAATGGCGGAGGAGCAAACCGTGGAGGTCGACAGCGTGGAAGTGACCGGCACGCGTGATCGGGAGCCGGTCTACAGCTCGTTCACCGTGCCGGAGAGCGCGGCGGCCACCGTGGAGGAGTTCAGCCGGGAGGATATCCGTGCCGTGGCGCCAAGCAGCATCTATGACATCGCGGCGCTCTCCCCCGGGGCACAGGTCACGTTTCAGGGGCGCAAGGGGATGAATGCCCTGCAACTGCGTGGCGGCGATACCTTGGGCGTTATCCTGGATGGCGTGTATATCCCCTGGTCCCAGGCATCGCGAATGCTGGCCCAGTTTCCGGTTGACGCCATTGAGTCGGTCCGTGTCGTGCGCGACAGTTCCGCCGTCACCCTGGGGCCGCTGACCCCCTTTTCTCCGGCGGTGAACCACGACAACGCCCCTACCCCCGGCCAGGGAAGTTCGAACCAGGGCTTCATGGTCATTACCACCAAGCGGGGTAAGGGGTTCGAGGTTGGTGGAATCGCCGAGTACGCCAGCCACAACAGCCGCAACTTCCAGCTCTACCACGGCTACAAGAAGGGGCCTCTCTCCTATCGCCTGGTGGGAACCGTCTCCGGTACCGATGGCCGGGACGGCTGGAACAATGCCGCCAGCACCCGCTCCATCCTGGCCAACGGCAATTACGACGCTACGGACCTGAAGGCGGACTTCATGGTCTACTTCGCCGACTCCCGGCGGGAGATCCAGCGATCCACTAAGGAGAGCACCACCTCTAACGCGCTTTGGTATTACGATCCGATGAAATCCCTTCAACTCTCCGTCAATCTGCACAAGCCCTGGAACGACGTTCATACCACCTCACTCTCCTATGCCCGTGGCCGTGTCACGGCCCACGAAGTGCTGCGCACGACCAAGGCGACCCCCGATGACATCAGCCAGGCCGACCAGAGCGACATGCTGCACCTCTGGCATGTGGCCGCCACTGCGAACAACCGTTTCGTGGCCGGCCTGCAGGGATTCCGCTGGGAAAGCCCCACCGGCCAGTTCTTCTACGAGAATATAGCGCGCAAGGAGGATCTGGTCTCCGGCTATCTCCACGACGAGTATCGCCTGAACGATCGACTGACCCTGGATGGCGGAATCAGGGTGGATGCCAAGTTCATCGAAAAGGGGTCGGACAAGTATTCACCGCTTCTGGGCGGCAACAAGATGATCAATGACGAATGGCAGCAACCCGCCATCAGCCTCTCCCTGGGGGGGAGCTACAAGCTGGATCGTATGCATCGCCTGCTGGCCCGCTTCGGCTACACGCGCCAGGATGCCGATTCTTTTCTGGCGACGGTTGATGGCAAGGACCTGGATACTGAGGAGCGTTTCAAGTACGAGCTGGGGATCGAGGCCAACTACCACCCCGCCTTCAACCCCACGCTCACATTGTTTCTCTACGATATCCGCAAGTTTGCCTATGCTGCCGCCACCGGCGGAAGCGGCGCCACCGCCTACAATATCTACGACTCCGCCGACGTTATCCGCGAGGGGGTCGAGTTTTCCTGCAAGGGGGCTCTCCCCTGGGGCTTCGGCTACAACACCGGTTATTCCTATATCACCACCGACCGCGGTGCGACCAACAAGATCAAGCCGCATCACATGGTGAACCTGCGCCTTTCCCACAAGATCAACGCGGTGGAGAGCAATCTGATCCTGAACTATGTGGGACCCTACGAAAACAACTTCCTCTCCACCGGCAGCGTCTACCGCCCTGCCGGGGGCTATACACGCCTGGATATGAATGTGAGCTACGCTTTTACGCTGCGTGGCGCCCAAGCCCGGGCAACCCTGTACGGTCGCAACCTGTTGGACGACCACTACGTCACCATAGCTGGCTGGCGGGACCAGGGGATGGTCTGGGGCGGCAAGATGGAAGTGGCGTTCTGA